One Glycine max cultivar Williams 82 chromosome 3, Glycine_max_v4.0, whole genome shotgun sequence DNA window includes the following coding sequences:
- the LOC100306384 gene encoding 10 kDa chaperonin, mitochondrial-like, translated as MAKRLIPLFNRVLVEKIVPPSKTNAGILLPEKSSKLNSGKVIAVGPGFHSKDGKLIPVAVKEGDTVLLPEYGGTEVKLDNKEYHLFRDDDILGTLHD; from the exons ATGGCGAAGCGTTTGATTCCACTGTTCAATCGGGTTTTGGTGGAGAAAATCGTGCCTCCATCAAAGACCAACGCTGGCATTTTGTTACCCGAGAAATCCTCCAAG CTAAATTCTGGAAAAGTTATTGCTGTTGGCCCTGGCTTTCACAGTAAGGATGGGAAGCTAATTCCTGTGGCTGTTAAGGAAGGTGATACTGTTCTTTTGCCTGAATATGGGGGAACTGAGGTGAAGCTTGATAACAAAga GTATCATCTGTTTAGAGACGATGATATTCTGGGGACATTGCATGATTGA
- the LOC100793889 gene encoding serine carboxypeptidase-like 45 isoform X1 → MTTLPHSFTMIVTLIIVLAQTLVVVNSLPEADKITNLPGQPHVKFQQYSGYITVDDQNQRALFYYFVEAEKHPTSKPVVLWLNGGPGCSSIGVGALVEHGPFKPGDNNVLVKNHYSWNKVANVLYLESPAGVGFSYSSNTSFYTLVTDEITARDNLIFLQRWFTEFPEYSKNDFFITGESYAGHYAPQLAQLIVQTKTNFNLKGVAIGNPLMEFDTDLNSKAEFFWSHGLISDSTYDLFTRVCNYSTIRRQTIQGNLSDVCAKINGLVFTEVSNYIDQYDVTLDVCLSSANQQAYVLNQMQETQKIDVCVDDKAVTYLNRKDVQKALHAKLVEVSKWSACSRVLHYDRRNLEIPTVSILGSLVNSNIRVLVYSGDQDSVIPLLGSRSLVNGLAKELGLNTTVAYRAWFERKQVAGWTQVYGELLSYATIRGASHEAPFTQPQRSLVLLKAFLEGKPLPNVK, encoded by the exons ATGACCACGCTACCTCATTCATTTACTATGattgtaacattaattattgtTCTTGCCCAAACACTTGTGGTGGTGAACTCACTTCCTGAAGCTGATAAAATAACCAATTTGCCGGGGCAGCCACATGTCAAATTTCAGCAATATTCTGGTTACATTACCGTGGATGACCAAAATCAGAGAGCTTTGTTTTATTACTTTGTTGAAGCTGAAAAACACCCTACTTCCAAGCCAGTAGTCCTCTGGTTGAATGGAG gTCCTGGTTGTTCATCTATTGGAGTTGGAGCTTTAGTTGAGCATGGCCCTTTCAAACCGGGTGACAACAATGTTCTTGTGAAAAATCATTATAGTTGGAACAAAG tggCAAATGTGCTATACTTGGAATCACCAGCTGGTGTTGGATTTTCATACTCAAGCAATACATCTTTCTATACCTTAGTGACAGATGAAATTACAGCTAGAGATAATCTTATTTTTCTACAGCGATGGTTCACTGAATTCCCTGAGTACTCAAAAAACGACTTCTTCATTACAGGGGAGAGCTATGCAG GTCACTATGCTCCACAACTTGCACAACTTATTGTTCAAACAAAGACCAACTTCAATCTTAAGGGGGTAGCA ATAGGCAATCCTCTAATGGAATTTGATACTGATTTGAACTCCAAAGCTGAATTCTTTTGGTCCCACGGACTGATTTCAGATTCAACTTATGATCTCTTCACCAGAGTCTGCAACTATTCCACAATTAGGAGACAAACGATACAAGGTAATCTTAGTGACGTTTGTGCAAAAATAAATGGACTGGTGTTTACTGAGGTTAGCAACTATATAGACCAATATGATGTCACTCTTGATGTGTGTCTGTCATCAGCAAATCAACAGGCTTATGTGCTGAATCAAATG CAAGAGACACAGAAGATAGATGTTTGTGTGGATGATAAAGCAGTCACATACCTAAACAGGAAAGATGTGCAGAAGGCTCTCCATGCTAAGCTTGTTGAAGTCTCCAAATGGTCAGCTTGcagcag AGTTCTCCATTATGACCGTCGGAATCTAGAGATACCAACCGTTTCTATTCTAGGCTCACTTGTTAATTCCAACATCAGAGTTCTGGTATACAG TGGAGATCAAGATTCAGTTATCCCATTACTGGGATCTCGGTCTCTGGTGAATGGATTAGCCAAGGAACTTGGACTGAATACAACAGTGGCATATAGAGCCTGGTTTGAGAGAAAACAG GTAGCAGGATGGACACAAGTATACGGAGAGCTCTTATCATATGCCACCATAAGAGGAGCATCTCATGAAGCTCCCTTCACTCAACCACAGAGATCTCTCGTGCTACTTAAAGCATTTCTAGAAGGAAAGCCACTAcctaatgttaaataa
- the LOC100793889 gene encoding serine carboxypeptidase-like 45 isoform X2: MTTLPHSFTMIVTLIIVLAQTLVVVNSLPEADKITNLPGQPHVKFQQYSGYITVDDQNQRALFYYFVEAEKHPTSKPVVLWLNGGPGCSSIGVGALVEHGPFKPGDNNVLVKNHYSWNKVANVLYLESPAGVGFSYSSNTSFYTLVTDEITARDNLIFLQRWFTEFPEYSKNDFFITGESYAGHYAPQLAQLIVQTKTNFNLKGVAIGNPLMEFDTDLNSKAEFFWSHGLISDSTYDLFTRVCNYSTIRRQTIQANQQAYVLNQMQETQKIDVCVDDKAVTYLNRKDVQKALHAKLVEVSKWSACSRVLHYDRRNLEIPTVSILGSLVNSNIRVLVYSGDQDSVIPLLGSRSLVNGLAKELGLNTTVAYRAWFERKQVAGWTQVYGELLSYATIRGASHEAPFTQPQRSLVLLKAFLEGKPLPNVK; this comes from the exons ATGACCACGCTACCTCATTCATTTACTATGattgtaacattaattattgtTCTTGCCCAAACACTTGTGGTGGTGAACTCACTTCCTGAAGCTGATAAAATAACCAATTTGCCGGGGCAGCCACATGTCAAATTTCAGCAATATTCTGGTTACATTACCGTGGATGACCAAAATCAGAGAGCTTTGTTTTATTACTTTGTTGAAGCTGAAAAACACCCTACTTCCAAGCCAGTAGTCCTCTGGTTGAATGGAG gTCCTGGTTGTTCATCTATTGGAGTTGGAGCTTTAGTTGAGCATGGCCCTTTCAAACCGGGTGACAACAATGTTCTTGTGAAAAATCATTATAGTTGGAACAAAG tggCAAATGTGCTATACTTGGAATCACCAGCTGGTGTTGGATTTTCATACTCAAGCAATACATCTTTCTATACCTTAGTGACAGATGAAATTACAGCTAGAGATAATCTTATTTTTCTACAGCGATGGTTCACTGAATTCCCTGAGTACTCAAAAAACGACTTCTTCATTACAGGGGAGAGCTATGCAG GTCACTATGCTCCACAACTTGCACAACTTATTGTTCAAACAAAGACCAACTTCAATCTTAAGGGGGTAGCA ATAGGCAATCCTCTAATGGAATTTGATACTGATTTGAACTCCAAAGCTGAATTCTTTTGGTCCCACGGACTGATTTCAGATTCAACTTATGATCTCTTCACCAGAGTCTGCAACTATTCCACAATTAGGAGACAAACGATACAAG CAAATCAACAGGCTTATGTGCTGAATCAAATG CAAGAGACACAGAAGATAGATGTTTGTGTGGATGATAAAGCAGTCACATACCTAAACAGGAAAGATGTGCAGAAGGCTCTCCATGCTAAGCTTGTTGAAGTCTCCAAATGGTCAGCTTGcagcag AGTTCTCCATTATGACCGTCGGAATCTAGAGATACCAACCGTTTCTATTCTAGGCTCACTTGTTAATTCCAACATCAGAGTTCTGGTATACAG TGGAGATCAAGATTCAGTTATCCCATTACTGGGATCTCGGTCTCTGGTGAATGGATTAGCCAAGGAACTTGGACTGAATACAACAGTGGCATATAGAGCCTGGTTTGAGAGAAAACAG GTAGCAGGATGGACACAAGTATACGGAGAGCTCTTATCATATGCCACCATAAGAGGAGCATCTCATGAAGCTCCCTTCACTCAACCACAGAGATCTCTCGTGCTACTTAAAGCATTTCTAGAAGGAAAGCCACTAcctaatgttaaataa